From a region of the Tachypleus tridentatus isolate NWPU-2018 chromosome 1, ASM421037v1, whole genome shotgun sequence genome:
- the LOC143251279 gene encoding uncharacterized protein LOC143251279 gives MFRLPGAFYSVIWLSLYIVINPSTSKLVQLKTQIKTAQCRANCLEQFENDTRLIQSCRGTPDCNMCWETCELLHRNFGVWGTMCGVSDICFLGCDKACEFYLEGHRRNFIANSSRTRSSLSPLRLEFETKNKSIKFTWSAPVSRRRSNPECIVYVVLVKRNLTKNDELWEEVTQTLKKTTNIKASWLNRPSEVKIVAVTSEGVFGKQTVLYSPNIDSNAARDKTSEVATSNVPTAVVDEKNIPWRPTLFSLSYDDNFLNVEAIITWPALRPTETTKYEVTWKVFDGLIEITGHLYTADNVVKLTLWPETLYTVQVKDYTATNEHEPLSENLTVDTHGIAPVTTSISHKCLGCLRVEVIAGCAACFSSVLAVLMTCCLCKKTYRKKRQHQPIRRMPVILRKNIEESRDYLQGGSFVYSSPQKTDINMVSFGARPLSPIYESEKEFIYDSELPNNYSIFDIPSSLQNHPWKAAITDD, from the exons ATGTTCCGACTACCTGGTGCATTTTACTCAGTAATCTGGCTTAGtctatatattgtaataaacCCTTCTACTTCGAAGTTGGTCCAACTCAAGACACAGATAAAGACGGCTCAGTGTCGAGCAAACTGTCTTGAACAG TTTGAAAACGACACCAGACTCATACAATCATGCCGCGGAACACCAGACTGCAACATG tgCTGGGAAACTTGCGAACTGCTGCACAGAAATTTTGGTGTTTGGGGAACAATGTGTGGCGTCTCAGATATTTGC tttctgGGATGTGACAAAGCTTGTGAATTTTACCTTGAGGGACATAGAC GTAACTTCATCGCAAATTCATCTCGAACACGATCATCTCTTAGTCCTCTTCGACTTGAATtcgaaactaaaaataaatctatcaaatTCACTTGGTCTGCTCCAGTTTCCAGGAGGCGAAGTAATCCAGAATGCATCGTGTATGTTGTCTTGGTGAAAAGGAATCTGACAAAAAACGACGAACTCTGGGAAGAAGTAAcgcag ActttgaagaaaacaacaaacatcaaAGCCAGTTGGTTGAATCGTCCTTCAGAAGTTAAGATCGTTGCTGTGACGTCAGAAGGTGTTTTTGGAAAACAAACAGTTCTGTACTCCCCAAATATTGATTCGAATGCTGCTAGAGATAAGACTAGTGAAGTTGCCACGTCAAATGTTCCTACAGCAGTAGTAGACGAGAAAAATATCCCATGGAGACCAACTTTATTCTCGCTGAGTTATGATGACAACTTTCTCAATGTTGAGGCTATAATCACGTGGCCTGCTCTTCGACCAACTGAGACTACCAAGTATGAAGTTACATGGAAGGTTTTCGATGGTTTAATTGAAATAACTGGGCATTTGTATACAGCCGATAACGTTGTGAAACTAACTCTGTGGCCTGAAACTTTATATACTGTTCAG GTCAAAGACTACACAGCTACTAACGAGCATGAGCCACTCAGTGAAAATTTGACTGTGGATACTCATGGAATTGCACCAGTTACTACTTCGATTTCACACAAATGTTTAG gctGTTTGAGAGTGGAAGTAATTGCCGGCTGTGCAGCGTGTTTTTCCTCAGTGCTCGCGGTTTTAATGACTTGCTGTTTATGTAAAAAGACTTATCGTAAAAAGCGTCAGCATCAACCTATCCGAAGAATGCCAGTTATTCTCCGAAAAAATATAGAAGAATCACGTGATTATTTGCAGG GGGGCAGTTTTGTTTACAGTTCTCCACAAAAAACTGACATAAATATGGTGTCTTTTGGAGCTAGACCTTTAAGTCCAATCTACGAGTCAGAAAAAGAATTTATATATGACTCCGAACTTCCAAACAACTATTCCATTTTTGATATTCCTTCAAGTCTACAAAATCATCCCtggaaagcagcgataacagatGATTGA